The Candidatus Methylomirabilota bacterium genomic sequence GAGGGCCTCGCCGATCACCTGCGAGGTCGCCGCCGTGCCGAGGAACTGGCAGCCGCCGCCCGGCGAGCCGCAGGCGCGGCAGCCGAGCTCGGCGGCCTGGTCGAGCGTGAGCTCGCCGTGGGCGAACCGCGCGCCGATCGACTGCACCTTGCCCGCGTCCTCGCCCTGCTCCGGCGGGAGCGTGACGCCGCCGGGTACCAGCACGCACGGCAGGTCGCGCATCGCCGCGAGCGCCATCATCATGGCCGGCAGGCCCTTGTCGCAGGTCGCGACGCCGAGCACGCCCTTGCGCGTCGGCAGCGACCGGATGAGCCGGCGGAAGATCTGCGCGGCGTCGTTCCGGTACGCGAGGCTGTCCATCATCCCGATCGTCCCTTGCGTGCGCCCGTCGCACGGGTCCGAGCAGAACCCGGCGAACGGCAGGCAGCCGAGCGCGGCGAGCTCCTCGGCCGCCGCCTGCAGGAGGAGCCCGATCTCCCAGTGGCCCGTGTGGTAGCCGAGGGCGATCGGCCGGCCGTCCGGCGCGCGGATCCCGCCGAGCGTCGAGAGCAGCAGGAACTGCGGGCGGCCGAGCTCGCGCGGGTCCCAGCCCATGCCGGCGTTCTGCGTGAGGCCAAAGATGTCCCCGCTCGGCCGCTCCAGCAGCATCTCCGCCGTCAGCGGCAGGCGCCCGGCGGGGCCCGGCCCGGCGGTCCGGATCTCCCAGACGGCGCGGTCCGAGCCGACGATCGCCTCAAACTCCACGGCGGACCCCCCGGCTGTAGTACGCTCGCGCGAAATGGCCCCGCGTGTTCATGCAAGCATCCTACCTCAGGCCACGCGTGCGCTGGCGCGGCTCGTCGCCGTGGCGGCCCTCGCCGGAGTCGCCGGCGGCGCGGAAGCGATCGGCCCCACCGTCATCACGCGCGTGGACGACCTCATCGACGCGCCGCGGGCGCTCTTCGGGAGGACGCGCGCCGAGGTGGAGCGGGCGCTCGGGGCGCCGCTGGCGGTGCGCGAGCGCGCCGTGCCGGGACTCCTCCGGCCCGACGCCGTCCAGACGATCCGCGAGCTCGCGTATCCGGGCGCGCGCATCGGCGTCTCGGCCGGGGCGGCGCTCCGACGCGTGGAGATCACGACGCCCGCGTATTCCCTGCCCCACGGGCTCTCCGTCGGGGCGACGCGGCGGCACGTCGAGGAGACGCTCGGCGAGCCGCAGGAGCTGACGGAGGGACGCTACCTCTATCTCTACTCGGACGGCTACCCGGACACCGTCGAGGTGTACTTCAGGGAGCACCGCGTGCACCGCCTCGAGTGGAACTACTGGACCGAGTGAGCCGCTACCACTCGGGCGCGTCGGTGCCGAGCGGGACCGGCGGACGGCTCCAGCGGGCGGGAGTCTCGGCGAGCTTCGCCGGGGGCGCGACGTGCCTCAGCAGGCCGAACGGCGACGGCGTGGTCTCGAGATACGCCTCCACGTCGTCCACGGTCGGATCGGGGACGCCCTGGCCGTCCACCCGGCCGAGCCCGTCGAGCCAGCGGCCGGTCTGAGCGAGCGACACGCGCACGAGGTAGCTCCCGCCCTCGCGCGCGCGCCGCGCGAGCGCGACCATCGCGCCGAAGGCCGCGAGGTAGCCGGTCGCGTGGTCGAGCGCCTGCGCGGGCAGGGGCTTCGGCCGGTCCAGGCCCGCGGCGACGCCGCCTTCATGGGCGATGCCGCTCGCCGACTGCACGAGGCTGTCGAACCCGCGCCGCTCCCGCCAGGGCCCGACGTGGCCGTACGCGCTGAGCGTGACGTAGACGAGACCCGGGCGCAGCCGCACCACCTCCTCGGCGGAGAACCCGCGCGCCGCGAGGGCGCCGGGGCGATACGACTGGCAGAGGACGTCGGCCTCGCGGAGCAGCGCGCGCAGCCGCGCGGCGTCGGCCGCGCGTCTGAGGTCCAGGCGCGCCGAGCGCTTGCCGAGCCCCCCGTCCATGACGTGGACGCCGATGGTCGCGAGGTGCTCGGCGGTGACGAGCAGGACGTCGGCGCCGTGGGCGGCGAGCGTGCGCCCGCACACGGGTCCCGCGATGACGCGCGTCATGTCCACC encodes the following:
- a CDS encoding CoA transferase; translation: MADAAGVLAQLWGWGGEDPTALEHVELTGGDPILPGNFKVATAAMATIAATGLVAAELWRLRTGRRQRVTVDARAAAAAFRSERYLRVDGEKPPDAWHPVAGYHRAGDGRFILLHANFPHLRAGILRVLGCAETREAVAEAVSAWKAAELEDTLAAAGLCATLARAPEEWRRHPQGEAVAGLPLFEIVRIGDAPPEAAGRGDRPLGGVRVVDMTRVIAGPVCGRTLAAHGADVLLVTAEHLATIGVHVMDGGLGKRSARLDLRRAADAARLRALLREADVLCQSYRPGALAARGFSAEEVVRLRPGLVYVTLSAYGHVGPWRERRGFDSLVQSASGIAHEGGVAAGLDRPKPLPAQALDHATGYLAAFGAMVALARRAREGGSYLVRVSLAQTGRWLDGLGRVDGQGVPDPTVDDVEAYLETTPSPFGLLRHVAPPAKLAETPARWSRPPVPLGTDAPEW